Proteins co-encoded in one Cricetulus griseus strain 17A/GY chromosome 1 unlocalized genomic scaffold, alternate assembly CriGri-PICRH-1.0 chr1_1, whole genome shotgun sequence genomic window:
- the LOC100768443 gene encoding ankyrin repeat domain-containing protein 10-like, whose amino-acid sequence MFSMASLLNTSILLSLRNASGLTTADIAQTQGFQECTQFLLSLQNHQMSLFCHNGTLSEAHENTLPNHISLGTNRKRCLEDSESLGVKKARTGVPSLDHTMPLANGGEADDDADRMHADGEFAAVSDVKNSSSVLNTLTNGSVINGHLDFPCVTQLSVVENRSNPCLSGSNGISNGQPFSSGQGSVCANGTEEPEKTMGVNPEMCGSLHLNGSPSSCVASRLSWVGDGGENLHYGHFHGFGDTAESIPELSSVLEHSSCVRVEQRYDSAVLGNMQLRHGS is encoded by the coding sequence ATGTTCAGTATGGCTTCCCTTCTGAACACAAGCATACTGTTGAGCCTGAGAAATGCCAGTGGCCTGACGACAGCAGACATTGCACAAACCCAGGGTTTCCAAGAGTGCACCCAGTTTCTCTTGAGCCTCCAGAACCATCAAATGAGCCTTTTCTGTCATAATGGCACCTTGAGTGAAGCTCACGAGAACACGCTTCCCAATCACATTAGCCTGGGAACAAATCGAAAGAGATGCTTGGAAGACTCAGAATCTCTGGGAGTGAAGAAAGCTAGAACCGGAGTTCCCAGCCTGGATCACACCATGCCACTAGCGAATGGTGGTGAGGCTGATGATGACGCTGACAGAATGCATGCTGACGGAGAATTTGCTGCTGTATCAGATGTGAAAAACAGTAGCTCCGTGTTGAATACATTGACAAATGGAAGTGTCATCAATGGACATTTGGACTTCCCCTGCGTGACCCAGCTCAGTGTGGTGGAGAACAGGAGTAACCCGTGCTTATCAGGATCTAATGGAATTAGCAATGGACAGCCATTTTCCAGTGGCCAGGGTTCTGTGTGTGCTAATGGGACTGAGGAGCCAGAAAAGACCATGGGCGTTAACCCTGAGatgtgtgggtctctgcatctgaaCGGGAGCCCAAGTAGTTGTGTGGCCAGCAGGCTGTCCTGGGTGGGGGACGGGGGAGAGAACTTGCACTATGGACACTTCCATGGGTTTGGGGACACTGCTGAGAGCATCCCTGAGCTGAGCAGTGTGCTGGAGCACTCAAGCTGTGTGCGGGTGGAGCAGCGCTACGACAGTGCTGTCCTGGGCAACATGCAGCTGCGCCATGGCTCCTGA